A portion of the Bacteroides faecium genome contains these proteins:
- a CDS encoding NADH-dependent [FeFe] hydrogenase, group A6 has protein sequence MEEKQITLQIDGHFITVPEGSTILEAANKIGINIPTLCHIDLKGTCIKNNPASCRICVVEVIGRRNLAPACATRCTEGMVVKTSTLRVMNARKVVAELILSDHPNDCLTCPKCGNCELQTLALRFNIREMPFNGGELSPRKREITASIVRNMDKCIFCRRCESVCNDVQTVGALGAIRRGFNTTIAPAFDRMMTESECTYCGQCVAVCPVGALTERDYTNRLLDDLANPNKVVIVQTAPAVRAALGEEFGFPPGTLVTGKMVYALRELGFDYVFDTDFAADLTIMEEGSEILNRLTRYLKGDKSVRLPILTSCCPAWVNFFEHHFPDMLDIPSTARSPQQMFGSIAKSYWAEKMGIPREKLVVVSIMPCLAKKYECDRDEFKVNGIPDVDYSISTRELARLIKRANIGFPLVLDSPFDNPMGESTGAGVIFGTTGGVMEAALRSVYEIYTGEPLQNVNFEQVRGLNGVRRATINLNGFELKVGIAHGLGNARHLLEDIRNGHNEYHVIEIMACPGGCIGGGGQPLHHGNSEVLYARANALYREDANKPLRKSHDNPYIKKLYEEYLGKPLGEISETLLHTHYFNKSMD, from the coding sequence ATGGAAGAAAAACAAATTACTCTCCAAATAGACGGTCACTTTATCACCGTCCCCGAAGGAAGCACCATCCTCGAAGCTGCCAACAAAATAGGCATCAACATACCTACTTTGTGCCACATTGACTTGAAAGGAACCTGTATAAAAAACAATCCCGCTTCCTGCCGCATCTGTGTGGTCGAAGTCATAGGACGGCGCAACCTGGCTCCCGCCTGCGCCACCCGTTGCACGGAAGGCATGGTAGTCAAGACCAGTACCCTGCGTGTGATGAACGCCCGCAAGGTAGTAGCCGAGCTGATTCTTTCCGACCATCCCAACGACTGCCTCACCTGTCCGAAATGCGGTAACTGCGAGCTTCAGACACTGGCTCTGCGCTTCAATATCCGGGAGATGCCTTTCAATGGCGGCGAGTTGTCTCCCCGCAAACGGGAAATCACCGCTTCTATCGTCCGCAACATGGACAAATGTATTTTCTGCCGCCGTTGCGAAAGTGTCTGCAACGATGTGCAGACAGTTGGCGCGCTCGGTGCCATCCGCCGCGGTTTCAACACAACGATAGCTCCCGCTTTCGACCGCATGATGACAGAGAGTGAATGTACCTATTGCGGTCAGTGTGTAGCTGTCTGCCCGGTAGGTGCGTTGACCGAACGTGATTACACCAACCGCCTGCTAGACGACTTGGCCAACCCGAACAAGGTAGTCATCGTGCAGACCGCACCCGCCGTACGCGCCGCCCTGGGAGAAGAATTCGGATTTCCCCCCGGCACACTGGTTACCGGAAAAATGGTCTACGCCCTGCGCGAACTGGGATTCGATTACGTATTCGACACCGATTTCGCAGCCGACCTCACCATCATGGAAGAAGGCTCCGAAATTCTGAACCGTCTGACGCGCTATCTCAAGGGAGACAAATCTGTCCGCCTGCCCATCCTCACCTCCTGTTGTCCGGCATGGGTGAACTTCTTCGAGCATCATTTTCCGGATATGTTGGATATACCTTCCACCGCCCGCTCTCCGCAACAGATGTTCGGCTCCATCGCCAAATCTTACTGGGCGGAGAAAATGGGAATCCCCAGGGAGAAGTTAGTCGTCGTATCCATCATGCCCTGCCTGGCAAAGAAATACGAATGTGACCGCGACGAATTCAAAGTAAACGGCATCCCCGACGTAGACTATTCCATCTCCACCCGCGAACTGGCACGACTGATTAAACGCGCTAACATCGGCTTCCCGCTCGTACTGGACAGCCCGTTCGACAACCCGATGGGCGAATCGACAGGTGCCGGCGTCATCTTCGGCACCACAGGCGGTGTGATGGAAGCCGCCCTGCGCTCCGTCTACGAAATCTACACCGGAGAACCTCTCCAGAATGTAAACTTCGAACAAGTACGCGGACTGAACGGAGTCCGCCGCGCCACCATCAACCTGAACGGATTTGAACTAAAAGTAGGCATCGCACACGGACTGGGCAACGCCCGCCATCTACTGGAAGATATACGAAACGGGCACAACGAATATCACGTCATCGAAATCATGGCTTGCCCCGGCGGTTGTATCGGCGGTGGCGGCCAGCCGCTGCACCATGGCAATTCGGAAGTATTATACGCCCGCGCCAACGCCCTTTATCGCGAAGACGCCAACAAGCCGCTGCGCAAGTCGCACGACAACCCGTATATCAAGAAACTGTACGAAGAATATCTCGGCAAACCTCTGGGCGAGATATCGGAAACGCTATTGCACACGCACTATTTCAACAAATCTATGGATTAA
- a CDS encoding NADH-quinone oxidoreductase subunit NuoF: protein MKILSIHDLATIRKRAEHKLSLREESNEKVTEKCCGLASGTQHLQILICGGTGCKASSSQGITDNLRSAIQKNGITDKVEVITVGCFGFCEKGPIVKIIPDNTFYTQVTPEDAEDIITEHIIGGRKIERLLYIDPKTEHTVSDSKHMDFYRKQLRIALRNCGFIDPENIEEYIAREGYHALADCLLNKQPTDVIDLIKRSGLRGRGGGGFPTGLKWEFTHKQQSDTKYVVCNADEGDPGAFMDRSIMEGDPHSIVEAMCVCGYSIGSSKGLVYIRAEYPLAISRLKIAIEQARNYGLLGDNILGTDFCFDIEIRYGAGAFVCGEETALIHSMEGKRGEPTLKPPFPAESGYLSKPTNVNNVETLANIPIILTKGAEWFATIGTERSKGTKVFALAGKINNVGLIEVPMGTTLREVIYEIGGGIKGGKKFKAVQTGGPSGGCLTEKHLDTPIDFDNLLAAGSMMGSGGMIVMDEDDCMVSVARFYLDFTVEESCGKCTPCRIGNKRLLELLNKITEGRGTGKDLDTLATLGQVIKDTALCGLGQTSPNPVLSTLDNFYDEYLEHVRDKTCRAKQCKSLLTYTINPELCIGCHLCAKNCPADAIIGLVRKPHIISPDKCIKCGMCMARCKFKAILVC, encoded by the coding sequence ATGAAAATCTTATCTATCCATGATTTGGCTACAATCAGGAAGAGAGCGGAACACAAACTTTCATTACGTGAAGAAAGTAATGAAAAAGTCACCGAAAAGTGTTGCGGACTGGCATCCGGCACACAGCATCTTCAGATTTTAATCTGCGGTGGTACAGGTTGCAAAGCCTCTTCGAGCCAAGGAATTACGGACAATCTCCGGTCAGCCATCCAAAAGAACGGCATTACCGACAAAGTGGAAGTTATCACCGTGGGCTGCTTCGGCTTCTGCGAAAAAGGCCCTATCGTGAAAATCATCCCCGACAACACCTTCTACACACAAGTCACCCCCGAAGACGCGGAAGACATCATCACCGAACATATCATCGGCGGTCGGAAAATAGAAAGGCTGCTGTACATAGACCCTAAAACGGAACACACCGTCAGCGACTCCAAACACATGGATTTCTACCGGAAACAACTACGCATCGCCTTGCGCAACTGCGGCTTTATCGACCCGGAAAATATCGAGGAATACATCGCCCGCGAAGGATATCACGCGTTGGCGGACTGCCTTCTCAACAAACAACCGACGGACGTTATCGACCTCATCAAACGCTCCGGCCTGCGCGGACGCGGTGGCGGCGGCTTTCCCACAGGCTTGAAATGGGAATTTACCCATAAGCAGCAGTCGGACACCAAATACGTGGTATGTAACGCTGACGAGGGCGACCCCGGCGCATTCATGGACCGTTCCATCATGGAAGGCGACCCTCACTCTATCGTAGAAGCCATGTGCGTCTGCGGTTACTCCATCGGCTCCAGCAAAGGGCTGGTGTATATCCGTGCCGAATATCCGCTTGCCATCAGCCGTCTGAAAATAGCCATCGAGCAAGCCCGCAACTACGGTCTGCTGGGAGACAATATCTTAGGAACGGATTTCTGTTTCGACATCGAGATACGTTACGGGGCAGGCGCCTTCGTATGCGGTGAAGAAACCGCACTGATTCACTCCATGGAAGGAAAACGCGGTGAACCGACTCTCAAACCACCCTTCCCCGCCGAATCCGGCTACCTGAGCAAACCTACCAACGTAAATAATGTAGAGACGCTCGCCAATATCCCCATCATCCTGACGAAAGGAGCCGAATGGTTCGCGACGATTGGAACGGAGCGTTCCAAAGGCACGAAAGTATTCGCCCTCGCAGGAAAGATTAACAATGTCGGGCTGATTGAAGTACCGATGGGAACTACGCTCCGCGAAGTAATCTACGAAATCGGCGGCGGCATCAAAGGCGGAAAGAAATTCAAGGCGGTGCAGACAGGCGGCCCGTCGGGCGGCTGCCTGACAGAGAAACACCTGGATACTCCTATCGACTTTGACAATCTCCTGGCGGCAGGCTCCATGATGGGTTCCGGCGGTATGATTGTAATGGACGAAGACGACTGCATGGTATCCGTCGCCCGTTTCTACCTGGACTTTACCGTAGAAGAATCCTGCGGGAAATGCACCCCGTGCCGCATCGGCAACAAACGCCTGCTTGAATTGCTGAACAAGATAACCGAAGGAAGGGGAACGGGAAAAGACCTGGATACCCTCGCCACTTTGGGACAAGTCATCAAGGACACCGCTCTCTGCGGACTGGGGCAGACTTCCCCGAACCCGGTTCTGTCTACGCTGGACAATTTCTACGACGAATATCTGGAGCACGTCCGCGACAAGACCTGCCGTGCCAAACAGTGCAAATCCCTGCTGACCTACACCATCAATCCCGAACTTTGCATCGGCTGCCACCTGTGCGCCAAAAACTGTCCGGCGGACGCAATCATCGGACTGGTACGCAAACCGCACATCATCAGCCCCGACAAATGTATCAAATGCGGAATGTGCATGGCACGCTGCAAGTTCAAAGCTATTCTCGTCTGCTAA
- a CDS encoding heparinase II/III family protein, protein MRRILLGLCFLSFLGSASGQEIPLPEKMPQEHPRVLTTPAGKQETWELIKKEEWAKDVFNKLKERTEVYTNLTDAQPSWLLSRLAMYWKSHATEVYVKGEAFDHAGGEKAPYPTVRYTGTRGTAATHGRPKLADVVPYDDDESGNVTFCNNALPNRPMESVHPSKTGRNIESLNREILGIAHDAAFLYWMTDEEKFAKLAAGVFDTYMTGIYYRNVPVDLNHGHQQTLVGLTSFEVIHEDALHVAVPLYDFLYNYLKANYPDKMKIYAGAFKKWADNIIANGVPHNNWDLLQARYIMSVGLVLEDNKEYADGKGREYYIDYVMNRSSIRQWSLTRLADYGFDSNTGIWAECPGYSSVVINDYANFVNQFDTNLQYDLVKAMPVLSKAVATTPQYLFPNRMICGFGDTHPGYLNTNFFIRMIQNAQANGKKEQEKYFTALLKCLNPEMGNDKKEKKNVRVSVSSFFEDKPLVLNPKVQPGKIEDYVSPLFYAPNVSWLVQRNGMHPRNSLMISLNGSEGNHMHANGISMELYGKGYVLGPDAGIGLFLYSGLDYAEYYSQFPSHNTVCVDGISSYPVMKSNHSFELLSCFPASAEPGKGFTSVTYGNLYFREPESRADQTRMMSIVTTGAETGYYVDVFRSRKEKGGDKMHDYFYHNLGQSLTLTAADGTDLNLQPTEELAFAGAHLYAYSYLYDKKMAATDKDVKATFTIDMKDKGGDDIYMNLWMKGEPEREVFTALSPMTEGLSRTPNMPYNIKEQPTLTFVARQHGEAWNRPFVSIYEPSTKNEPSAIQSVSYFDAEEPGLKDFAGICVKSRNGRVDHIFSLSDAGQAATYQGMKVKADYAVISNEYAGNQTLFLGNGTQLVVPGITVQADKAANVLLEKKAGKWYIISSAPCTVVINGKKVKSDAVSEPILLRI, encoded by the coding sequence ATGAGACGAATTTTACTGGGACTATGTTTTTTATCCTTTTTGGGCAGTGCGTCGGGGCAGGAGATTCCCTTGCCGGAGAAGATGCCGCAGGAGCATCCGCGGGTGCTGACTACTCCGGCGGGAAAACAGGAAACATGGGAACTTATTAAAAAGGAAGAATGGGCGAAAGATGTTTTCAATAAGTTGAAGGAACGGACGGAAGTTTATACGAACCTGACGGATGCTCAACCGTCCTGGTTGCTGTCCCGCCTGGCGATGTATTGGAAGTCTCATGCCACGGAAGTATATGTAAAAGGTGAAGCGTTCGACCATGCCGGTGGCGAGAAAGCTCCTTATCCTACGGTGCGCTATACGGGAACGCGTGGAACGGCTGCCACTCACGGTCGTCCCAAGTTGGCGGATGTTGTGCCTTATGATGATGACGAGAGCGGGAACGTCACTTTCTGTAATAATGCCCTTCCCAATCGTCCGATGGAGAGTGTGCACCCGTCCAAGACCGGGCGGAATATAGAGAGTCTGAACCGCGAAATTCTGGGAATTGCCCATGACGCTGCCTTTCTTTATTGGATGACGGATGAAGAGAAGTTTGCCAAACTAGCCGCAGGTGTTTTTGACACGTATATGACGGGGATTTATTACCGGAATGTGCCTGTTGACTTGAATCACGGTCATCAGCAGACATTGGTGGGATTGACTTCTTTCGAGGTAATCCATGAAGATGCGCTTCATGTTGCTGTTCCCTTGTATGATTTTCTGTATAATTATCTGAAGGCTAATTATCCGGACAAGATGAAAATCTATGCGGGAGCTTTCAAGAAATGGGCGGATAATATCATAGCGAACGGTGTGCCTCATAACAACTGGGATTTGTTGCAGGCACGTTATATTATGAGTGTTGGTTTGGTTTTGGAAGATAACAAGGAATATGCTGATGGAAAAGGACGCGAATATTATATCGACTATGTGATGAACCGTTCCAGTATCCGCCAGTGGAGTCTGACACGTCTTGCGGATTATGGCTTTGATTCCAATACGGGGATTTGGGCGGAATGTCCGGGGTATAGTAGTGTGGTAATCAATGATTATGCCAATTTCGTGAACCAGTTTGACACGAATCTGCAATATGATTTGGTGAAAGCGATGCCTGTATTGTCGAAAGCGGTGGCGACCACGCCCCAATATCTGTTTCCTAACCGTATGATTTGCGGCTTTGGGGATACGCATCCGGGGTATCTGAATACGAATTTCTTTATCCGCATGATACAGAACGCGCAGGCGAATGGGAAAAAGGAACAGGAGAAATATTTTACCGCTTTGCTGAAATGCCTGAACCCGGAGATGGGAAATGATAAAAAGGAAAAGAAGAACGTACGTGTATCTGTCAGTTCTTTCTTTGAGGATAAACCGTTGGTTTTAAACCCGAAAGTGCAGCCGGGAAAGATAGAGGATTATGTTTCTCCTTTATTTTATGCTCCCAATGTGTCTTGGCTGGTACAGCGCAACGGTATGCATCCGCGCAACAGTCTGATGATTTCGTTGAATGGCAGCGAAGGGAATCATATGCATGCCAACGGTATCTCGATGGAACTTTACGGAAAAGGCTATGTGTTGGGGCCGGATGCAGGTATCGGACTATTCTTGTATAGCGGGCTGGATTATGCGGAGTATTATTCTCAGTTCCCCAGTCATAATACTGTATGTGTGGATGGTATATCGAGCTATCCGGTGATGAAAAGTAATCATTCTTTTGAGCTGCTTTCTTGTTTCCCTGCTTCGGCGGAACCGGGCAAGGGATTTACGTCCGTCACTTACGGCAATCTTTATTTCCGTGAACCGGAGAGCAGGGCAGACCAGACGCGTATGATGAGTATCGTTACTACCGGGGCGGAGACGGGGTATTATGTCGATGTGTTCCGCAGCCGAAAGGAAAAGGGGGGAGACAAGATGCACGATTATTTCTATCATAACCTCGGACAGTCTTTGACATTGACGGCGGCAGATGGTACTGACTTGAATCTTCAGCCCACGGAAGAACTGGCTTTTGCCGGTGCGCATCTTTATGCTTATTCCTATTTATATGATAAGAAAATGGCTGCTACCGACAAGGATGTCAAAGCGACTTTCACCATAGACATGAAGGATAAAGGCGGTGACGACATATATATGAATCTTTGGATGAAGGGTGAACCGGAACGCGAAGTCTTTACGGCATTGTCGCCGATGACTGAAGGGTTGAGCCGTACACCGAATATGCCTTATAATATAAAGGAGCAACCGACGCTGACTTTTGTTGCCCGGCAGCATGGGGAAGCGTGGAATCGTCCTTTTGTTTCTATCTACGAGCCGAGTACGAAGAACGAGCCGTCCGCTATTCAGTCCGTCTCTTACTTTGATGCGGAAGAACCGGGTTTGAAAGACTTTGCAGGAATCTGCGTGAAGAGTAGGAATGGGCGTGTAGACCATATTTTCTCCTTGTCCGATGCTGGGCAGGCTGCTACTTACCAGGGAATGAAAGTGAAAGCGGACTATGCAGTTATCAGCAATGAGTATGCGGGAAACCAGACGCTCTTCCTGGGAAATGGAACGCAATTGGTTGTGCCCGGAATAACGGTTCAGGCTGACAAGGCTGCCAATGTGCTGCTCGAAAAGAAAGCGGGAAAATGGTATATTATTTCTTCTGCTCCTTGCACGGTCGTTATCAATGGTAAAAAAGTGAAATCCGATGCGGTATCGGAACCTATATTATTGCGTATCTGA
- a CDS encoding DUF3575 domain-containing protein, translating to MRNGRRVIAALSFLLLFCGVHVHAQRVAVKTNALGWLTASPNVEAEFVLGRHISLNMGIVANPISTDNFKTTFTHFQPEVRYWLNRPMVSHFLGITAFVNNFNMMVKDVHHKGDAYAAGLTYGYAWVLGDHWNIEATAGVGVLRYRQFKYDKGTPKPGAVNDTKTTIAPVKLGVSFVYIIR from the coding sequence ATGAGGAATGGTCGCAGGGTAATTGCTGCGTTATCATTTCTATTATTGTTTTGTGGTGTACATGTACACGCACAACGGGTGGCTGTAAAAACAAATGCATTGGGATGGTTGACAGCCAGTCCTAACGTTGAAGCCGAATTCGTTTTGGGACGTCATATCTCCTTGAATATGGGGATTGTCGCAAACCCAATCAGTACTGACAATTTCAAAACTACTTTCACGCATTTTCAGCCGGAAGTACGTTATTGGCTAAATCGTCCGATGGTGAGCCATTTTCTTGGAATCACCGCTTTCGTGAATAATTTTAATATGATGGTGAAGGATGTGCATCACAAAGGAGATGCATACGCTGCCGGGTTGACCTATGGATATGCATGGGTACTGGGTGACCACTGGAACATCGAAGCGACTGCCGGCGTAGGCGTGTTGCGCTACCGTCAGTTTAAATACGATAAGGGTACTCCGAAACCGGGTGCGGTCAACGATACTAAGACTACCATTGCGCCTGTCAAACTGGGGGTATCCTTTGTTTATATTATTCGATAA
- a CDS encoding carboxypeptidase-like regulatory domain-containing protein: MKINLKRDRLIGVLLVAMMLVGMDASAQRIRVQGHITNPQGKSVPNVNVLNPVNDERIEMSDEDGRYSVLVEKNGSLKFTCVGYEDRTVKVAGKQILNVVLKDAVIELDEVTITSKVKDKVIPEPTDIEIKGNYFHLKTRVPVPKEMFNSHRRLVLQPSIYDVTLKKRLLMRPVVFDGGTYNTTQNRMYDYDLDKDPLHEYIQVKTTSSRKGDVIAYHDSIYIEYLQHDYRADVHLAMENYRNIIYRDSFSIARGTVNPLRFLEYKFSAFNLTDEKYLPKPVMQLRDTKGEVNLTFLVGKADLDDKNPQNQVELNRLNQELRAIETNPDASLKSFHITGVASPDGSYERNLQLAKLRTNKALERILSQLDPETRKLLEVKSDAAVASWKEVAELLKKDAKPEIAKEVEDLIKQYESVPYRLNNVLKLKPFYKEISATYLPKLRKVQYTYGYSIFRFLTDDEIRGLYNRNPKELTRFEYYRMITMAKTPDEREKYCREALELYDNFTYAANELAVATIQKDAPDSRILKLFVSKSAPVELLSNQAIALLHEGKYTKADSVLTLVPEGVVSEDLQAIVQALAGYYKDAFEKVAATSPFNEVVMLLAMKRNEEAWEKISAMNVTTAREYYVKAIAANRLEKVGDAIMSIEKALELDPSLLETARVDGDIIDLLPEEQKLK, from the coding sequence ATGAAAATCAATTTGAAACGTGATAGATTAATAGGTGTGCTTCTCGTGGCGATGATGTTGGTCGGCATGGATGCATCTGCCCAACGTATCCGTGTACAAGGACATATCACAAACCCGCAGGGGAAAAGTGTTCCGAATGTGAATGTGCTCAATCCTGTCAATGACGAACGTATAGAAATGTCCGACGAGGATGGCCGTTACAGCGTATTGGTGGAGAAGAACGGCTCGTTGAAGTTTACGTGTGTAGGTTATGAAGACAGAACGGTGAAGGTGGCAGGAAAGCAGATTCTTAATGTAGTGCTGAAAGATGCTGTCATCGAACTGGATGAAGTGACGATTACTTCCAAAGTAAAAGATAAAGTGATTCCGGAACCGACGGACATCGAAATCAAAGGTAATTATTTCCATCTGAAAACCCGTGTCCCGGTGCCTAAGGAGATGTTTAACTCGCATCGCCGGTTGGTATTGCAGCCTTCCATTTATGATGTAACACTCAAAAAACGTCTGTTGATGCGTCCTGTGGTATTCGACGGCGGTACTTACAATACGACGCAAAACCGTATGTACGATTATGATTTGGACAAAGACCCTTTGCATGAATATATTCAGGTGAAAACGACTTCTTCACGCAAGGGGGATGTTATCGCCTACCATGATTCTATTTATATAGAGTATCTGCAACATGATTACCGTGCGGACGTGCACCTTGCGATGGAGAACTACCGGAATATCATTTATCGTGATTCTTTCTCCATTGCACGCGGAACTGTCAACCCGCTGCGTTTCCTGGAGTACAAGTTTTCCGCTTTCAATCTGACGGATGAGAAGTATCTTCCGAAACCTGTCATGCAGCTACGGGATACGAAAGGGGAAGTAAACCTCACATTCTTGGTAGGTAAAGCCGATTTGGACGACAAGAATCCTCAGAACCAAGTGGAACTGAACCGCTTGAACCAGGAGCTTCGTGCTATTGAGACGAACCCGGATGCTTCTTTGAAGAGTTTCCATATCACGGGCGTGGCTTCACCGGACGGTTCATACGAGAGGAACTTGCAACTGGCGAAACTGCGTACGAACAAGGCATTGGAGCGTATCCTGTCACAACTGGACCCGGAAACGCGCAAGCTGCTGGAAGTGAAATCGGATGCGGCGGTAGCTTCATGGAAAGAAGTGGCGGAATTACTGAAGAAAGACGCTAAACCGGAAATTGCCAAGGAAGTAGAGGATTTAATCAAGCAATACGAATCCGTTCCTTACCGCTTGAATAATGTATTGAAATTGAAACCTTTCTACAAGGAAATATCTGCTACCTATCTGCCTAAACTGAGAAAGGTGCAATATACGTATGGTTATTCAATCTTCCGTTTCTTGACTGACGATGAGATTAGGGGGCTTTACAACAGGAACCCGAAGGAACTGACCCGTTTCGAATATTATCGCATGATTACGATGGCGAAAACTCCGGATGAGAGGGAGAAGTATTGTAGGGAAGCTCTTGAACTTTACGATAACTTTACGTATGCGGCCAATGAACTGGCGGTAGCGACCATACAGAAAGATGCGCCGGATTCACGTATTCTCAAACTGTTTGTCAGCAAGTCTGCACCGGTAGAATTGTTGTCCAATCAGGCTATCGCCCTGCTGCATGAAGGAAAATATACCAAGGCGGATTCCGTATTGACATTGGTTCCCGAAGGAGTTGTTTCTGAGGATTTGCAAGCCATTGTACAGGCTTTGGCTGGTTACTATAAGGATGCTTTCGAAAAGGTGGCGGCTACCAGTCCTTTCAATGAGGTGGTGATGTTGCTGGCGATGAAGAGAAATGAGGAAGCATGGGAGAAGATTTCTGCCATGAATGTGACAACAGCCCGCGAATATTATGTGAAAGCGATTGCCGCTAACCGTTTGGAGAAAGTGGGTGATGCTATTATGAGTATTGAGAAAGCCCTTGAACTTGACCCATCCTTACTGGAAACAGCAAGAGTGGACGGTGATATTATTGACTTGCTGCCGGAAGAGCAGAAACTTAAATAA
- a CDS encoding ATP-binding protein, whose amino-acid sequence MSNKIYPIGIQNFEKIRTDGYFYVDKTALIYQMVKTGSYYFLSRPRRFGKSLLISTLEAYFSGKKELFAGLAMEKLEKEWIKHPIIHLDLNAKKFDTEDDLIRLVDRQLLVYESLYGSCSKDETIDDRFVTLIRLAAEKTGQRVVILVDEYDKPMLQTIGKDALQEEYRNTLKAFYGVMKSMDGYIKFAMLTGVTKFGKVSVFSDLNNLDDISMWNQYIDICGISEQELHDNLEKELHEFADNKNTTYDEICKELRECYDGYHFTHNSIGIYNPFSLLNAFKRKEFGNYWFETGTPTYLVELLKKHHYNLQRITHEETSAEVLNSIDSTSDNPIPVIYQSGYLTIKGYDPEFGIYRLGFPNREVEEGFVKFLLPFYANTNAVESPFEIQKFVREVRSGDYESFFRRLQSFFADTPYELIRDLELHYQNVLFIVFKLVGFYTKAEYHTSEGRIDLVLQTDKFIYIMEFKLDGTAEEAMQQINEKNYAQPFEQDERRLFKIGVNFSAKTRNIEKWIVEVNQKK is encoded by the coding sequence ATGAGCAACAAGATTTATCCTATCGGCATACAAAATTTCGAGAAAATCCGCACAGACGGTTATTTCTATGTTGATAAAACAGCATTGATTTATCAAATGGTGAAAACCGGTAGTTATTATTTCTTAAGCCGCCCCCGTCGTTTTGGTAAAAGTCTGCTTATCTCCACACTCGAAGCCTATTTTTCAGGAAAGAAAGAACTCTTTGCGGGATTAGCTATGGAGAAACTGGAGAAAGAGTGGATAAAACATCCCATCATTCATCTTGACCTGAATGCCAAAAAGTTCGATACGGAAGATGATTTGATTCGTTTGGTAGACCGCCAGTTGCTTGTTTACGAGTCCCTATATGGTTCATGCTCTAAGGATGAAACCATAGACGACCGTTTTGTGACACTTATTCGTTTAGCAGCAGAGAAAACCGGACAGCGTGTGGTGATTCTTGTCGATGAGTACGATAAGCCCATGTTGCAAACGATTGGAAAGGATGCATTGCAAGAAGAATATAGGAACACATTGAAAGCTTTTTATGGTGTCATGAAGTCAATGGATGGTTATATTAAGTTCGCGATGTTGACAGGAGTTACTAAATTTGGAAAGGTGAGTGTGTTCAGCGATTTGAATAATTTGGATGACATCTCCATGTGGAACCAATATATAGATATTTGCGGAATCAGCGAACAAGAACTTCATGATAATCTGGAAAAAGAATTGCATGAATTTGCAGATAACAAGAATACTACGTATGACGAAATCTGCAAAGAACTTCGAGAATGCTATGACGGCTATCATTTCACACATAACTCTATCGGTATATACAATCCGTTCAGTCTGCTCAATGCTTTTAAACGAAAAGAGTTTGGCAACTATTGGTTTGAAACGGGAACTCCGACTTATTTGGTGGAATTACTTAAAAAACATCATTACAACCTACAACGAATAACACATGAAGAAACCAGTGCGGAAGTACTGAATAGCATTGATTCGACTTCGGACAATCCTATTCCTGTGATTTATCAAAGCGGTTATCTCACTATCAAAGGATATGACCCGGAATTTGGTATATACCGTCTAGGATTCCCCAACCGGGAAGTAGAAGAAGGGTTTGTCAAATTCTTACTACCTTTTTATGCTAATACCAATGCAGTAGAATCTCCATTTGAAATACAGAAGTTTGTTCGTGAGGTACGTTCCGGAGACTATGAATCATTCTTCCGACGCCTGCAAAGTTTCTTTGCAGATACGCCTTATGAACTAATCCGGGATTTGGAACTGCACTACCAAAATGTACTCTTCATCGTCTTCAAACTCGTCGGATTCTATACTAAGGCGGAATATCATACAAGCGAAGGACGCATAGACCTTGTCTTACAGACGGATAAGTTTATTTATATCATGGAATTCAAACTGGACGGTACAGCAGAAGAAGCCATGCAACAGATAAATGAAAAGAATTATGCACAACCATTTGAGCAGGATGAGCGCAGACTCTTTAAGATTGGCGTAAATTTTAGTGCAAAAACACGGAATATAGAGAAATGGATTGTTGAGGTAAATCAAAAGAAATAA